One window of the Peromyscus leucopus breed LL Stock chromosome 17, UCI_PerLeu_2.1, whole genome shotgun sequence genome contains the following:
- the Rab8a gene encoding ras-related protein Rab-8A isoform X1 produces MAKTYDYLFKLLLIGDSGVGKTCVLFRFSEDAFNSTFISTIGIDFKIRTIELDGKRIKLQIWDTAGQERFRTITTAYYRGAMAGISPVYAATPGQAFCLVEPVFQLLGQLRTQTGFKEGIMLVYDITNEKSFDNIRNWIRNIEEHASADVEKMILGNKCDVNDKRQVSKERGEKLALDYGIKFMETSAKANINVENAFFTLARDIKAKMDKKLEGNSPQGSNHGVKITVEQQKRTSFFRCSLL; encoded by the exons ATGGCGAAGACCTACGATTACCTGTTCAAGCTGCTGCTGATCGGGGACTCGGGGGTGGGGAAGACCTGTGTCCTGTTCCGCTTCTCCGAGGACGCCTTCAACTCCACGTTCATCTCCACCATAG gaattgattttaaaattaggACCATAGAGCTTGATGGCAAGAGGATTAAACTGCAGATATG GGACACAGCTGGCCAGGAGCGGTTTCGGACGATCACCACAGCCTACTACAGGGGTGCCATG GCTGGGATATCTCCGGTGTATGCCGCCACACCTGGCCAAGCCTTCTGTCTTGTGGAGCCTGTGTTCCAACTCCTCGGGCAACTCAGGACCCAAACTGGCTTTAAAGAG GGTATCATGCTGGTCTACGACATCACCAATGAGAAGTCCTTCGACAACATCCGGAATTGGATTCGGAACATTGAAGAG CATGCCTCTGCAGATGTGGAGAAGATGATACTGGGAAATAAGTGTGACGTGAATGACAAGAGACAGGTGTCCAAGGAGCGGGGAGAAAAG CTGGCACTCGACTATGGGATCAAGTTCATGGAGACCAGTGCGAAGGCCAACATCAATGTGGAGAAT GCATTTTTCACTCTCGCCAGGGATATCAAAGCAAAAATGGACAAAAAATTG GAAGGGAACAGCCCGCAGGGAAGCAACCATGGGGTCAAGATCACAGTGGAGCAGCAGAAGAGGACCAGCTTCTTCCGGTGCAGCCTCCTGTGA
- the Rab8a gene encoding ras-related protein Rab-8A isoform X2, translating into MAKTYDYLFKLLLIGDSGVGKTCVLFRFSEDAFNSTFISTIGIDFKIRTIELDGKRIKLQIWDTAGQERFRTITTAYYRGAMGIMLVYDITNEKSFDNIRNWIRNIEEHASADVEKMILGNKCDVNDKRQVSKERGEKLALDYGIKFMETSAKANINVENAFFTLARDIKAKMDKKLEGNSPQGSNHGVKITVEQQKRTSFFRCSLL; encoded by the exons ATGGCGAAGACCTACGATTACCTGTTCAAGCTGCTGCTGATCGGGGACTCGGGGGTGGGGAAGACCTGTGTCCTGTTCCGCTTCTCCGAGGACGCCTTCAACTCCACGTTCATCTCCACCATAG gaattgattttaaaattaggACCATAGAGCTTGATGGCAAGAGGATTAAACTGCAGATATG GGACACAGCTGGCCAGGAGCGGTTTCGGACGATCACCACAGCCTACTACAGGGGTGCCATG GGTATCATGCTGGTCTACGACATCACCAATGAGAAGTCCTTCGACAACATCCGGAATTGGATTCGGAACATTGAAGAG CATGCCTCTGCAGATGTGGAGAAGATGATACTGGGAAATAAGTGTGACGTGAATGACAAGAGACAGGTGTCCAAGGAGCGGGGAGAAAAG CTGGCACTCGACTATGGGATCAAGTTCATGGAGACCAGTGCGAAGGCCAACATCAATGTGGAGAAT GCATTTTTCACTCTCGCCAGGGATATCAAAGCAAAAATGGACAAAAAATTG GAAGGGAACAGCCCGCAGGGAAGCAACCATGGGGTCAAGATCACAGTGGAGCAGCAGAAGAGGACCAGCTTCTTCCGGTGCAGCCTCCTGTGA